GAAGCGTTAACCCCAACTCGCTTAGAGAAAAAAATCATTGCAGATTCGTTATCTCCATCCGAGTACAGGCCGGTATTTCAGGTAAAAGCGGTTGAATAAACGCAGATTTTTGGTTATCAAGCATCTAATCAAAAAACACTAGGAAATGTACCAATGAAAAAAACGACACGCACCATGGCAGCACATAAGCACGTTGCTCTTGTGGCTCACGATAACTGCAAAGGTGAACTGCTGCGTTGGGTACAAGAAAACAAAGAAAAATTGCAGCGCCATTTTCTGTACGCAACAGGTACAACGGGTCATATGCTGAGCAAAGAAACGGGTCTTGCCATCAAAAGTATGATCAGCGGTCCGATGGGCGGAGATCAACAACTGGGAGCATTAATTTCAGAAGGAAAAATTGATGTGCTAGTTTTCTTTTGGGATCCGCTCAACGCCGTGCCACACGACCCTGATGTAAAAGCCCTGCTGCGTATCGCCAGTGTGTGGAATATTCCAGTAGCCACCAACCGCGCCAGTGCCAAATTCCTATTTACCTCTGCGTTAATGGAACAAGAAGTCGATATTGAGATCCCAGATTACCAAGCGTACCTAGCAGAACGCACTTAAACCAGCTTCGGAAATCCGTGATGGCTATCGATCCTATTTTAAGGAAAGATAGCCATTTAAGCGTGGGGGGATTTATATTTCGCCGTTAAACAATTGCTGCGAAGTCGTTAGCAGGCAACCGGCTGCCTGCATCTCTTGCCACGCTTTGTCACAATCCCCAGCGTTAAGCTCAACACCGCGGCACGCATCCTGAATCACCCAAGTATTGAAATAAAGTGAACGCGCATCCAAAGCCGTAAATTTCACACAGTAATCGGTTGCCAATCCAGCGATATACAAATCCGAA
This genomic window from Vibrio mimicus contains:
- a CDS encoding methylglyoxal synthase, with amino-acid sequence MKKTTRTMAAHKHVALVAHDNCKGELLRWVQENKEKLQRHFLYATGTTGHMLSKETGLAIKSMISGPMGGDQQLGALISEGKIDVLVFFWDPLNAVPHDPDVKALLRIASVWNIPVATNRASAKFLFTSALMEQEVDIEIPDYQAYLAERT